One window from the genome of Paramisgurnus dabryanus chromosome 22, PD_genome_1.1, whole genome shotgun sequence encodes:
- the pex2 gene encoding peroxisome biogenesis factor 2, translating into MAEAGGDKPSADPGPSSLSRVLRISQLDAFELDGALEQLVWSQFTQCFQHFKPGLLTPVEPELKALLQLLLWRFTVYSNSATAGQSLLNIRYKDVLVSGPKYRPISRQKKLWFALLTIGDKWLRERSHSLFLSQPAESNIHNAGKLLSVITGFMKAASLVNFLLFLQTGTYPTLTERSLGVQPVFIRSQGPRDVNFQYLNRELLWHGFAEFLIFLLPLINVWKLKACLSTWFSPVKELKEGGSADTFYKECAICGEWPTMPHSIGCAHVFCYYCLKSHTIAEVSFTCPKCGVDATGTIQPVMLQIEMTELHQSRVPAGRP; encoded by the exons ATGG CTGAAGCTGGAGGTGACAAGCCATCCGCCGATCCTGGCCCAAGCTCTTTATCTCGGGTTTTGAGAATCAGTCAGCTGGATGCTTTTGAACTGGATGGGGCACTGGAACAGCTTGTTTGGTCACAGTTCACCCAGTGTTTCCAGCATTTCAAGCCTGGGCTTCTGACCCCTGTGGAACCAGAACTGAAAGCCCTGCTACAGCTTCTCCTGTGGAGGTTCACAGTCTACTCAAATAGTGCCACAGCGGGCCAATCGCTTCTCAACATACGCTACAAAGACGTTCTGGTATCGGGACCGAAGTATAGGCCCATAAGCCGACAGAAGAAACTGTGGTTTGCTCTGCTAACTATAGGTGATAAGTGGCTGAGGGAACGTTCCCATAGTTTGTTCCTCAGCCAGCCTGCGGAGTCCAACATCCACAATGCCGGAAAACTGCTGTCCGTCATCACGGGTTTCATGAAAGCAGCCAGTCTGGTCAACTTTCTTCTCTTCCTCCAGACTGGAACCTATCCTACCCTAACAGAAAGATCGTTGGGAGTGCAACCTGTATTCATCCGATCCCAAGGACCGCGGGACGTTAACTTTCAATACCTGAACCGAGAGCTTTTGTGGCACGGATTTGCAGAATTCCTCATTTTCCTGCTACCTCTCATTAACGTGTGGAAGCTGAAGGCTTGCCTGTCCACCTGGTTCTCCCCTGTAAAGGAACTGAAGGAAGGAGGTTCAGCGGACACCTTTTACAAGGAGTGTGCCATCTGCGGGGAGTGGCCCACCATGCCCCACTCAATCGGCTGCGCCCATGTGTTCTGCTACTACTGCCTAAAGAGCCACACCATTGCAGAAGTCTCCTTTACCTGTCCTAAATGCGGTGTGGATGCGACGGGAACAATCCAGCCGGTCATGCTTCAGATAGAGATGACTGAGTTGCATCAGAGTCGAGTTCCCGCAGGAAGACCGTGA